From Panthera uncia isolate 11264 chromosome E1, Puncia_PCG_1.0, whole genome shotgun sequence, one genomic window encodes:
- the AANAT gene encoding serotonin N-acetyltransferase — protein MSTQSTYPLEPEASQLQPETPKAPGRQRRHTLPANEFRCLTPEDAASVFEIEREAFISVLGICPLYLEEIKHFLTLCPELSMGWFQEGRLVAFIIGSLWDQERLTQESMTLHRPGGHTAHLRALAVHHTFRGQGKGSILMWRFLHHLGRQPAVRRAVLMCEDALVPFYQTFGFRLVGPCAITLGSLTFKELQRSMWDHASRRRNSGS, from the exons ATGTCCACACAGAGCACGTACCCGCTGGAGCCCGAGGCCTCGCAGCTGCAGCCGGAGACCCCAAAGGCCCCAGGCCGCCAGCGGCGTCATACGCTTCCCGCCAACGAGTTCCGCTGCCTCACCCCGGAGGATGCTGCCAGCGTGTTTGAGATTGAGCGTGAAG CCTTCATCTCTGTCCTGGGCATCTGCCCCTTGTATCTGGAGGAGATCAAGCACTTCCTGACCCTGTGTCCAGAGCTGTCCATGGGCTGGTTCCAGGAGGGCCGCCTTGTGGCTTTCATCATCGGCTCGCTTTGGGACCAGGAGAGACTCACTCAG GAGTCGATGACGCTGCACCGGCCCGGGGGCCACACCGCCCACCTACGCGCCCTGGCCGTGCACCACACTTTCCGGGGACAAGGCAAGGGCTCCATCCTGATGTGGCGGTTCCTGCACCACCTGGGGAGGCAGCCAGCAGTGCGCCGGGCCGTGCTCATGTGTGAGGATGCGCTGGTGCCCTTCTACCAGACATTCGGCTTCCGCCTCGTGGGCCCATGCGCCATCACCCTGGGCTCGCTCACCTTCAAGGAGCTGCAGCGCTCCATGTGGGACCATGCCTCCCGGCGTAGGAACAGCGGCTCCTGA